One window from the genome of Salvia splendens isolate huo1 chromosome 9, SspV2, whole genome shotgun sequence encodes:
- the LOC121748527 gene encoding UBP1-associated protein 2C-like: MEDLKKRKLDELGNSEVSPNSKDSTANSTIEELRALLDPLAKPQLVDILARAGSQYPSIAEEIKSVASADPALRKLFVRGLAWNTTSETLCAAFIEHGEIEEGAVIYDKVTGKSRGYGFVTFKDMESAQTALKAPSKMIDGRMAVCNLASEGLSSNSITPDQAQRKLYVGGLSPETTSEMLLAFFSRHGDIEEGSVAYEKETNKSRGFGFVTYKTVEAAKRAIDDPQKLLGGRNITAKLADNYKGKVTQSQLPSSAVPVPVHMNGGAPMGYGYPQPMAAYPPASYTNPQTAAAPPYAVLPHYSYPQYGVKKDTPPPQTAMGGYPSYYMPKQ, translated from the exons ATGGAGGATTTGAAGAAGAGGAAGCTAGACGAATTGGGGAACAGCGAGGTGTCGCCCAACTCGAAAGATTCGACTGCGAATTCAACTATTGAGGAATTGCGCGCGCTTCTTGACCCGCTCGCTAAGCCGCAGCTCGTTGATATACTTGCTAGAGC TGGGTCCCAATATCCTTCTATTGCTGAAGAAATTAAAAGTGTTGCAAGTGCTGATCCTGCCCTTCGAAAGCTTTTTGTTCGGGGTTTAGCATGGAATACTACTTCAGAAACTTTGTGTGCT GCCTTTATAGAGCATGGTGAAATTGAAGAGGGTGCTGTTATATATGACAAAGTGACAGGAAAATCGCGTGGTTATGGTTTTGTTACTTTTAAAGATATGGAGTCTGCTCAGACGGCTCTAAAAGCACCTAGTAAAATGATAGAT GGTCGTATGGCTGTTTGTAACCTTGCGAGTGAAGGACTAAGCAGCAACAGCATAACACCTGATCAAGCCCAAAGGAAATTGTACGTTGGTGGTTTGTCACCTGAGACGACCAGTGAAATGCTGCTCGCCTTCTTCAGTAGGCACGGTGATATTGAAGAGGGTTCCGTTGCTTAtgaaaaggaaacaaataaatcgCG CGGTTTCGGCTTTGTTACCTACAAGACTGTCGAGGCAGCAAAGAGAGCTATAGACGACCCCCAAAAATTGCTCGGA GGAAGAAACATCACTGCCAAGCTAGCCGATAACTACAAAGGGAAGGTTACACAATCACAGCTACCATCATCCGCGGTTCCAGTGCCTGTACATATGAATGGTGGAGCCCCTATGGGGTACGGCTATCCCCAACCGATGGCAGCATATCCGCCTGCTTCCTACACAAACCCACAAACAGCAGCAGCTCCTCCATATGCTGTCCTTCCACATTACTCTTATCCTCAGTATGGTGTTAAGAAAGACACGCCTCCTCCACAAACGGCCATGGGGGGCTACCCTTCTTACTACATGCCCAAGCAATGA
- the LOC121749241 gene encoding uncharacterized protein LOC121749241, whose amino-acid sequence MAGLSSLKNSNPLHIFSMKPSTPISKLKTLIQTFIFSHLYRATRAFAKAKSLLLEHVRDIHFLHLAEFKRGRNSKRKLYFGSFRLHYNWCASHVMPLSEESYPNSHIYHDASWNVLVPTNTNKASATMAIPDGIREPEGFSRYLEWLEEEKGKQESSSNEIDKLADLFIADCHEKFRLGKQESYRRFQEMMARSV is encoded by the coding sequence ATGGCTGGCCTCTCCTCCCTCAAAAATTCAAACCCCCTTCACATTTTCTCCATGAAACCATCAACACCAATATCAAAACTCAAAACCCTCATCCAAACCTTCATCTTCTCCCACTTGTACCGCGCCACACGTGCCTTCGCCAAGGCAAAATCGCTGCTCCTTGAGCACGTGCGCGACATACATTTCCTACACCTAGCGGAGTTCAAAAGGGGTAGGAACTCCAAGAGAAAGCTGTATTTCGGCTCGTTTAGGCTCCATTACAATTGGTGTGCATCGCACGTGATGCCTTTGTCTGAAGAGAGCTACCCCAACTCCCACATCTACCATGATGCTAGTTGGAACGTACTCGTTCCAACTAACACCAACAAGGCATCGGCAACTATGGCAATCCCAGATGGGATAAGAGAGCCGGAAGGGTTCTCTAGATACTTAGAGTGGCTTGAGGAGGAGAAGGGAAAGCAAGAATCAAGCTCAAATGAGATTGATAAACTTGCTGATTTGTTCATTGCGGATTGTCATGAGAAATTCAGGCTGGGAAAACAAGAATCTTATAGAAGATTTCAGGAAATGATGGCTAGAAGTgtatga